One region of Paucibacter aquatile genomic DNA includes:
- a CDS encoding patatin-like phospholipase family protein — MTELSSSSDHPPRHKLGLALAGGGFRASLFHVGVLRRLAELDLLRYVEVLSTVSGGSVVGALYLMHLKAELEQPMLAQLPPRLGGLSRYAYLQLVRRVEQDMRRAAQLNLRTRLLMHPWTLFKVCLGPDSLATAMAKLYDEHLLNGVAQRLRSTTGQAKSDRLPLLALRLRADASSRAGGSENYNHQALWEGSADAKPGSALTRWIINATSLNSGARFWFSHAELGEWYFGHLRYGEIESELLPRKVLLYPEDTALKPRVTLSAKDKAWAESVLSVWSRSDASGLRQRCRALQTLMDQLAPGVTLETLVQWLSDAESGRLRALKTPAWFLLRGRRLRPNVTDGLSLSQHVASLREAFFSLLPDGQRDSQFNWDQLRALHPMRLARAQQQACRLILEIYNLRAAWMVSPQASQEWQRLPLAQAVTASAAFPPVFPPYLLSDFYDDRRVRTLGLTDGGVFDNMGTTALLDEQCNLIIASDPGGIFETEQQEASVGRLGLSARLTAILSELPLNLFRHELRERVRLTERLSGESLGSTAKEFLSLRALKVLINFRIDSGVPLLRGRQMLEERAPGERSPEPALTLAQADERERRLLARLRTDLDAFSDLEAEALIRQGYLQAEENLAPLRQAGSPLADHLSVQPDAAAPYEPPFRDEAAMRRRERLLRAGQHRFLRLLAAWGTAWRQAALSLALLALLLSLSREGVWGWVADALLPWAQEAWQQAQPGALRWCAGWLWAWVPWAAAALVCALPVLVRWRSADRARRREFGLPPPKPWLLQALWRRHMPTRLRVMAYYRNTGVYLGMLLLLPMNWVPWALGVTVTLIVVVPLLACLADACFSKPLLRLARRGTGVQGIPDSYP; from the coding sequence ATGACTGAGCTGTCTTCTTCGTCAGATCACCCACCGCGCCACAAGCTGGGCCTGGCCCTGGCCGGCGGGGGCTTCCGTGCCTCGCTGTTTCATGTCGGCGTCTTGCGCCGCCTGGCGGAGCTGGACCTTTTGCGTTATGTCGAGGTGCTGTCCACCGTGTCCGGCGGCTCGGTGGTGGGGGCGCTGTACCTCATGCATCTGAAGGCGGAGCTGGAGCAGCCGATGCTGGCGCAGCTGCCGCCGCGTTTGGGCGGGCTCAGCCGCTATGCCTATCTGCAACTGGTGCGGCGTGTGGAGCAGGACATGCGCCGTGCCGCCCAGCTCAATCTGCGCACCCGCTTGCTGATGCATCCCTGGACCTTGTTCAAGGTGTGCCTGGGGCCCGACTCTCTGGCCACGGCGATGGCCAAGCTGTACGACGAGCATTTGCTGAATGGGGTGGCGCAGCGCCTGCGCAGCACAACGGGGCAGGCCAAGTCAGATCGTCTGCCTTTGTTGGCTTTGCGCCTGCGGGCGGACGCATCGTCCCGCGCCGGCGGATCGGAGAACTACAACCACCAGGCCTTGTGGGAGGGCTCTGCCGACGCCAAGCCGGGCTCGGCCCTGACCCGCTGGATCATCAACGCCACCTCGCTCAACTCTGGCGCGCGTTTCTGGTTCTCGCACGCGGAGCTGGGCGAGTGGTACTTCGGGCATTTGCGCTACGGCGAGATCGAGAGCGAGCTTTTGCCGCGCAAGGTGCTGCTGTATCCGGAAGACACTGCCTTGAAGCCGCGCGTGACATTGAGCGCGAAGGACAAGGCATGGGCCGAGTCGGTGCTGTCGGTTTGGAGCCGAAGTGATGCTTCTGGTTTGCGCCAGCGCTGCCGGGCTCTGCAAACGTTGATGGACCAGCTGGCACCGGGTGTGACGCTGGAGACGCTGGTGCAGTGGCTCAGCGATGCCGAATCGGGCCGATTGCGTGCGCTCAAAACGCCCGCCTGGTTTCTGCTGCGAGGCCGCCGGCTCCGCCCCAATGTCACCGATGGGCTCAGCCTGAGCCAGCATGTCGCCAGCTTGCGCGAAGCGTTTTTCAGCCTGCTGCCGGACGGCCAACGAGATTCGCAGTTCAACTGGGACCAACTGCGCGCGCTCCATCCCATGCGTCTGGCGCGGGCGCAGCAGCAGGCCTGTCGACTGATCCTGGAAATCTACAACCTGCGAGCTGCCTGGATGGTGTCCCCGCAGGCCAGCCAGGAATGGCAGCGGCTGCCGCTGGCCCAGGCCGTCACGGCCTCGGCCGCCTTTCCGCCGGTGTTCCCGCCCTATTTGCTGTCGGACTTCTACGACGACCGCCGCGTGCGCACCCTGGGCCTGACCGATGGTGGCGTTTTCGACAATATGGGCACGACGGCGCTGCTGGATGAGCAATGCAATCTCATCATCGCCAGCGATCCCGGCGGCATTTTCGAGACCGAGCAGCAAGAGGCCTCCGTCGGCCGCCTGGGCCTGAGCGCGCGGCTGACGGCCATCTTGTCCGAGCTGCCGCTCAATCTGTTCCGCCATGAGTTGCGCGAGCGCGTGCGTCTGACGGAGCGGCTTTCGGGGGAGTCTTTGGGCTCCACCGCGAAGGAGTTTCTGAGCCTGCGTGCGCTCAAGGTCTTGATCAACTTCCGCATCGATTCCGGTGTGCCTCTGTTGCGCGGGCGGCAGATGCTGGAGGAGCGGGCGCCGGGCGAGCGCTCGCCGGAGCCAGCCCTGACCCTGGCCCAGGCCGACGAGCGCGAGCGCCGCCTGCTGGCGCGCCTGCGCACCGATCTCGATGCCTTCAGCGATCTCGAAGCCGAGGCGCTGATTCGCCAGGGCTATCTGCAGGCCGAGGAGAACCTGGCGCCGCTGCGTCAGGCGGGCTCGCCGCTGGCAGATCATCTGAGCGTGCAGCCGGATGCTGCGGCGCCGTACGAGCCGCCGTTTCGTGACGAGGCGGCCATGCGTCGCCGCGAACGCTTGCTGCGCGCCGGGCAGCATCGCTTTTTGCGCCTGCTGGCGGCGTGGGGCACAGCTTGGCGGCAGGCGGCTCTGAGTTTGGCCCTGCTGGCGCTGCTGCTCAGTCTCAGCCGAGAGGGTGTGTGGGGGTGGGTGGCGGACGCTTTGCTGCCGTGGGCCCAAGAGGCTTGGCAGCAGGCTCAGCCCGGCGCGCTGCGTTGGTGCGCCGGTTGGTTGTGGGCCTGGGTCCCCTGGGCCGCGGCGGCCTTGGTCTGCGCCCTGCCCGTGCTGGTACGCTGGCGCAGCGCGGATCGTGCGCGTCGGCGTGAGTTCGGCTTGCCGCCACCGAAACCTTGGCTGTTGCAAGCTCTGTGGCGCCGCCACATGCCCACCCGCCTGCGTGTCATGGCCTACTACCGCAACACCGGGGTGTACCTCGGCATGCTGCTCTTGCTGCCCATGAACTGGGTGCCATGGGCTCTCGGCGTGACCGTGACTTTGATCGTGGTGGTTCCGCTCCTGGCATGCCTGGCCGATGCTTGCTTCAGCAAGCCCTTGCTGCGCCTTGCTCGCCGAGGCACCGGCGTGCAAGGCATCCCCGACAGTTACCCCTGA
- the pepF gene encoding oligoendopeptidase F: MQRTALALAAALLLLQSTAPTQAAAKPVAQQAQAANSAAGTQVWDLNQLYPSDAAWEAERLALLAELPKVKTLQGTLGQSAQSLRAGLDQISALRLRLNRLQAYAFQKADENTQHSDNQARRQLADAVGNQLGEAASFVSAEVGAIGRAKVEAFLAAEPGLAKHGQGLRTMLRLAEHTLSPKEEALLAAAAEPLQQPGAIYGLLSNADLPWPKITIRGKTVVLDQEQYTAYRSDADPKVRAQVFKAFWPVYKAYERTLGAVYAANLRGTVFMARARNYPSSVAMAQGSDNIPEAVYRSLVQEANAGLPTLHRYLKLRSRVLGLKAPGYQDMYVPLAKPSGQYPQAEAEALTLAALQPMGAEYTGKLAAAFKQNWMHSVPQRGKVSGAYMNGAAYDVHPYLLMSYNGDYLAMSTLAHEWGHAMHSVYSNANQPFETADYSTFIAEIPSTANELLLADYMVANAKTRDEKIFALSQQLENIRSTFFRQAMFAEFELASHEAVERGEAVTGERLSQIYLDLLKRYHGDAQNVVKIDPLYGIEWAYIPHFYRDFYVYQYATCISAAAYFAEGIGQGDSALRERFFTLLKSGSSADAYALTRAAGVDLATPAPYRALLRRMDRAIDQLEQLLAQKKN; this comes from the coding sequence ATGCAACGTACCGCTCTTGCCCTCGCCGCTGCCTTGCTGCTGCTGCAATCCACCGCGCCGACTCAGGCCGCCGCCAAGCCTGTGGCCCAGCAAGCACAGGCCGCCAACAGCGCCGCCGGCACCCAGGTCTGGGACCTGAACCAGCTCTACCCCAGCGATGCCGCCTGGGAGGCTGAGCGCCTGGCCTTGCTGGCCGAGCTGCCCAAGGTCAAGACCTTGCAGGGCACGCTGGGCCAGAGCGCGCAAAGCCTGCGTGCCGGCCTGGACCAGATCTCGGCCCTGCGCCTGCGCCTGAACCGCCTGCAGGCCTATGCCTTCCAGAAGGCCGACGAGAACACCCAGCACAGCGACAACCAGGCGCGCCGCCAGCTGGCCGATGCCGTGGGCAACCAGCTGGGCGAGGCCGCATCCTTTGTCAGCGCCGAGGTCGGCGCCATCGGCCGCGCCAAGGTCGAGGCTTTCCTGGCCGCCGAGCCCGGCCTGGCCAAGCATGGCCAGGGCCTTCGCACCATGCTGCGCCTGGCCGAGCACACGCTCAGCCCCAAGGAAGAAGCCCTGCTGGCCGCCGCCGCCGAGCCGCTGCAGCAACCCGGCGCCATCTACGGCTTGCTGAGCAATGCCGACCTGCCCTGGCCCAAGATCACGATCCGCGGCAAGACCGTGGTGCTCGACCAGGAGCAGTACACCGCCTACCGCTCGGATGCCGACCCCAAGGTGCGCGCGCAGGTGTTCAAGGCCTTCTGGCCCGTCTACAAGGCCTACGAGCGCACGCTGGGCGCCGTCTACGCCGCCAATCTGCGCGGCACGGTCTTCATGGCCCGGGCGCGCAACTACCCCAGCAGCGTGGCCATGGCCCAGGGCAGCGACAACATCCCCGAGGCCGTCTACCGCAGCCTGGTGCAGGAGGCCAACGCCGGCCTGCCCACCCTGCACCGCTATCTGAAGCTGCGCAGCCGCGTGCTGGGCCTGAAAGCTCCGGGCTACCAGGACATGTATGTGCCCCTGGCCAAGCCCTCGGGCCAGTACCCGCAGGCCGAGGCTGAAGCCCTGACCCTGGCCGCCCTGCAGCCCATGGGTGCTGAGTACACCGGCAAGCTGGCTGCCGCCTTCAAGCAGAACTGGATGCACTCGGTGCCGCAGCGCGGCAAGGTCTCGGGTGCGTACATGAACGGCGCGGCCTACGATGTGCACCCCTATCTGCTGATGAGTTACAACGGCGATTACCTGGCCATGTCCACCCTGGCCCACGAGTGGGGCCACGCCATGCACTCGGTCTATTCGAACGCCAACCAGCCTTTCGAGACGGCCGACTACTCGACCTTCATCGCCGAGATCCCCTCCACCGCCAACGAGCTGCTGCTGGCCGACTACATGGTCGCCAATGCCAAGACACGCGATGAAAAGATCTTCGCCCTGAGCCAGCAGCTGGAGAACATCCGCAGCACCTTCTTCCGCCAGGCCATGTTTGCGGAGTTCGAGCTGGCCTCGCACGAAGCGGTGGAAAGGGGCGAGGCCGTCACCGGCGAGCGCCTGAGCCAGATCTATCTGGACCTGCTCAAGCGCTACCACGGCGACGCGCAGAACGTGGTCAAGATCGACCCGCTCTACGGCATCGAGTGGGCCTACATCCCGCACTTCTACCGCGACTTCTACGTGTACCAGTACGCCACCTGCATCAGCGCCGCGGCCTACTTCGCCGAGGGCATCGGCCAGGGTGACAGCGCCCTGCGTGAGCGCTTTTTCACGCTGCTGAAATCAGGCAGCTCAGCCGATGCCTACGCCCTGACCCGCGCCGCCGGCGTGGACCTGGCCACGCCCGCGCCCTACCGCGCCTTGCTGCGCCGCATGGATCGCGCCATCGATCAGCTGGAGCAGCTGCTGGCGCAGAAGAAAAACTAA
- a CDS encoding AsnC family protein: MKYPRKTDSGREALRLRDPALSARDRQILVLANGERAFQELAGMVGLGGAAAMERLAELGFLSIEWPAATSPSAEVSAAEARPDPQPEAPAPERRSSAAAKMYLIDMLAMIRGPEASTLAALVHGSRSETELLDRLEPVLERIAQLTRPSYALRICQHLQTLLPQSAQARLAALAQGLEQEHLSLP; this comes from the coding sequence ATGAAGTACCCCCGCAAGACCGATTCGGGCCGCGAGGCCCTGCGCCTGCGCGACCCCGCGCTGAGCGCCCGCGACCGCCAGATTCTGGTGCTGGCCAATGGTGAGCGCGCGTTTCAGGAGCTGGCCGGCATGGTCGGCCTGGGCGGCGCGGCCGCCATGGAGCGCCTGGCCGAGTTGGGTTTCTTGAGCATCGAGTGGCCCGCGGCCACGTCGCCATCCGCCGAGGTGAGCGCCGCCGAGGCAAGACCTGACCCTCAGCCCGAAGCGCCCGCGCCCGAGCGCCGCTCCTCCGCAGCCGCCAAGATGTACCTGATCGACATGCTGGCCATGATCCGCGGCCCCGAGGCCAGCACCCTGGCCGCCCTGGTGCATGGCAGCCGCAGCGAAACGGAGCTGCTCGATCGCCTGGAGCCGGTGCTCGAGCGCATCGCCCAGCTGACCCGGCCCAGCTATGCCTTGCGCATCTGCCAGCATCTGCAAACCCTGCTGCCGCAGAGCGCCCAGGCGCGCCTGGCGGCCCTCGCTCAGGGCCTGGAGCAGGAGCACCTCAGCCTGCCGTGA
- a CDS encoding nuclear transport factor 2 family protein — protein MNTHADLSALILRLEAERTQALVRKDMATAERLHAPDYQLITPGGRCMDKAGYLRAVAEGRLNYRAWQIEAPQLQLSDTLVLLRYEALLSFPERQLRCWHSDLYALHQGQWLALRSQATAFPPEAAAATPLTAG, from the coding sequence ATGAACACCCATGCCGATCTCTCCGCCCTGATCCTGCGCCTGGAGGCCGAGCGCACCCAGGCCCTGGTGCGCAAGGACATGGCCACCGCCGAGCGACTGCATGCGCCCGACTACCAGCTCATCACCCCCGGCGGTCGGTGCATGGACAAGGCCGGCTATCTGCGGGCCGTGGCCGAGGGCCGGCTGAACTACCGGGCCTGGCAGATCGAAGCGCCGCAACTGCAGCTCTCGGACACGCTGGTGCTGCTGCGCTATGAGGCTTTGCTGAGCTTTCCGGAGCGGCAGCTGCGCTGCTGGCACAGCGACCTCTACGCCCTGCACCAAGGTCAATGGCTGGCTTTGCGCTCACAGGCCACGGCCTTTCCGCCGGAGGCAGCGGCGGCGACGCCCCTCACGGCAGGCTGA
- a CDS encoding sensor domain-containing diguanylate cyclase yields the protein MDPAELSRDDAEQALIAQRLLALHEASPKLLALFDNHDVLRFANEAFCQSFDVQPDGCITWLDMMRRNLASGRGSKVNAPEPETWLAGAASRRGKQPFRAFEADLIDGRWIWMTETVDEQGWMLCSASDITALKIEGRALRQERDRALRAAQTDPMTGISNRAHVLQQMQEQLSRVQIGAGQLAVALLDLDHFKRINDTLGHGAGDAVICDFARQLQASSRRVDACGRMGGEEFVLLLVDVSAEQAQAVVERLLARTRQASPLAEQPSLHYTASAGLTLARPGDTIAELCHRADEALYQAKAAGRDRWQWAD from the coding sequence ATGGACCCCGCCGAACTCTCCCGCGACGATGCCGAACAGGCCTTGATCGCCCAGCGCCTGCTGGCGCTGCATGAAGCCAGCCCCAAGCTGCTGGCTTTGTTCGACAACCATGATGTGCTGCGCTTTGCCAATGAGGCCTTCTGCCAGTCCTTTGATGTGCAGCCCGACGGTTGCATCACCTGGTTGGACATGATGCGCCGCAATCTGGCCAGCGGCCGTGGCAGCAAGGTCAACGCGCCCGAGCCCGAGACCTGGCTGGCCGGTGCCGCCTCGCGCCGTGGCAAGCAGCCCTTCCGCGCCTTCGAGGCCGATCTGATCGATGGCCGCTGGATCTGGATGACCGAGACCGTGGATGAGCAAGGCTGGATGCTCTGCAGCGCCAGTGACATCACCGCGCTCAAGATCGAAGGCCGCGCCCTGCGCCAGGAGCGCGACCGCGCCCTGCGCGCCGCGCAGACCGACCCCATGACCGGCATCAGCAACCGCGCCCATGTGCTGCAGCAGATGCAGGAGCAACTCAGCCGTGTGCAGATCGGCGCCGGCCAGTTGGCCGTGGCCTTGCTGGACCTCGATCACTTCAAGCGCATCAACGACACCCTGGGCCACGGCGCCGGTGACGCCGTCATCTGCGATTTCGCCCGCCAGCTGCAAGCCAGCAGCCGCCGCGTCGACGCTTGCGGCCGCATGGGTGGTGAGGAGTTCGTGCTGCTGCTGGTCGATGTCAGCGCCGAGCAGGCCCAGGCCGTGGTCGAGCGCCTGCTCGCCCGCACCCGCCAGGCCAGCCCCCTGGCGGAACAACCGAGCCTGCACTACACCGCCTCCGCCGGCCTCACCCTGGCCCGCCCCGGCGACACCATCGCCGAGCTCTGCCACCGCGCCGACGAGGCCCTGTACCAGGCCAAGGCAGCGGGGCGGGATCGGTGGCAGTGGGCGGATTGA
- a CDS encoding GNAT family N-acetyltransferase, with protein sequence MPTPTPEVTLQPVTRANYEAVCDLPLSEAQKPMLASNTWSLLEAAYNPGYQVRAIHAGAELVGFMMWVPVTAQRASIWRFMIALPHQGRGLGSLALQAAIREIAADPVVREVEICYHPENEGSRRLYARHGFVEQGLDEEGEDMLAVLPLPLPLPLPLTSPLAR encoded by the coding sequence ATGCCGACTCCAACACCTGAAGTCACCCTGCAGCCCGTCACCCGCGCCAACTACGAGGCCGTCTGTGACCTGCCCTTGAGCGAGGCGCAGAAGCCCATGCTGGCCAGCAACACCTGGTCCTTGCTGGAGGCGGCTTACAACCCGGGCTACCAGGTGCGGGCCATCCATGCCGGCGCCGAGCTGGTGGGCTTCATGATGTGGGTGCCGGTGACGGCGCAGCGCGCGTCCATCTGGCGCTTCATGATCGCCCTGCCGCATCAGGGCCGGGGTCTGGGCAGCCTGGCCTTGCAGGCGGCTATCCGCGAGATCGCGGCTGACCCGGTGGTGCGCGAGGTGGAGATCTGCTACCACCCCGAGAACGAGGGCTCGCGCCGGCTCTACGCCCGCCATGGCTTTGTCGAGCAGGGCCTGGACGAGGAGGGCGAGGACATGCTGGCGGTGTTGCCCTTGCCCTTGCCTTTGCCTTTGCCTCTGACTTCCCCTCTGGCGCGCTGA
- a CDS encoding DUF3857 domain-containing protein — MSFARRRGLQLGLSALALLSASSIAWAQASAAKAKKPAATAAATKEAEGFSIAPAPAWVLPLQPEASTGLPSAPLQLLLIDKQTRIEPSGTVRYQHVLRQINEASGLQKGAQIELDFDPSFQKLQFHRLEVWRDGKRLDRLERKRIKLLHREPQLERQIIDGRMTASIVLEDLRVGDRVEWAVSLIGDNPVFGGKFVDQEWTSSSGGPVGLVQLRLLSPAERHIQHRIAEPSVEVSSRVDGAWRETLFKRRLVPQFHYEETVPVGVMVKDQVQLSEFANWAEVAGWAEQLFAKAMLPAEALDARAREIEAQASTPEERLRLALDFVQKEIRYFGTEIGANSHQPAPTEQVLRQRFGDCKDKAALLVTLLKKLGIEATPALVAASLRSDAAQRLPSPLAFDHAIAAVQLGEQTLWLDATRSQQRGAPAERQSVGLGVGLLAKASNAELSRLPPAREALRLETVDTFSFPRLDQPGTLRSVSTFHGDMAEWMREARAALPAADFRNLLAAETLRFYPGLTVEGEPEISDPEGRNALRVEIKYRSGDFWTFPEKRWLAGPIALPTLIAQLRLPDQTPRTQPMRLAMNGRYLHTVRYEFSEPLYSQPSDSRFEERNEHFELRLRYRGEPKMQQIEGELRLQAEQVAAGKWSNYRDQLNKVAPRLANTLTVPVLSTEDLVSLRRDMTALTDRMRNGSLKVLTENQGSAHARLLMMDRILAADRLPPKLRAAALVERAIQLDHLGQSDRAQTSLYDAAQLHDESSEVHAAMAVNALMQRKDEQAVSHADRALALAPNDTGARYTRVYARYFGGQLQEAQKELQEILQSGSEVERSYGSIWLYLTSRKLGQDGLAAIRDLRPSADKPAWPYPVLQMLQGSLDLDGALAMARDGKPEGQADRGRDCELYFYAAQKALLDQDLPKARNYLKKSLATGVVEFNEYSMAQRELDRIGAR, encoded by the coding sequence ATGTCGTTCGCGCGCCGCCGCGGCCTCCAGCTGGGCCTGAGCGCCCTGGCCCTGCTGAGCGCCAGCTCCATCGCCTGGGCCCAGGCGTCCGCGGCCAAGGCCAAGAAGCCCGCGGCCACGGCCGCCGCCACCAAGGAGGCCGAAGGCTTCAGCATCGCGCCCGCCCCCGCCTGGGTGCTGCCGCTGCAGCCCGAGGCCAGCACCGGCCTGCCCAGCGCGCCGCTGCAGCTGCTGCTGATCGACAAGCAAACCCGCATCGAGCCCAGCGGCACGGTGCGCTACCAGCATGTGCTGCGCCAGATCAACGAGGCCTCGGGCCTGCAGAAAGGCGCGCAGATCGAGCTGGACTTTGACCCCAGCTTCCAGAAGCTGCAGTTCCACCGCCTCGAGGTCTGGCGCGATGGCAAGCGCCTGGACCGGCTGGAGCGCAAGCGCATCAAGCTGCTGCACCGCGAGCCCCAGCTGGAGCGCCAGATCATCGACGGCCGCATGACCGCCTCCATCGTGCTGGAAGACCTGCGCGTGGGCGACCGGGTGGAGTGGGCCGTCTCCCTGATCGGCGACAACCCCGTGTTCGGCGGCAAGTTCGTCGATCAGGAATGGACCAGCTCCAGCGGCGGACCGGTGGGCCTGGTACAGCTGCGCCTGCTGAGCCCGGCCGAGCGCCACATCCAGCACCGCATCGCCGAGCCCAGCGTCGAGGTCAGCAGCCGCGTCGACGGCGCCTGGCGGGAGACCTTGTTCAAGCGCCGCCTGGTGCCGCAGTTCCACTACGAGGAGACCGTGCCGGTCGGCGTCATGGTCAAGGATCAGGTGCAGCTCAGCGAGTTCGCCAACTGGGCCGAGGTGGCCGGCTGGGCCGAGCAGCTGTTTGCCAAGGCCATGCTGCCGGCCGAAGCGCTGGACGCCCGCGCCCGCGAGATCGAGGCCCAGGCCTCAACGCCCGAAGAGCGCCTGCGCCTGGCCCTGGACTTTGTGCAAAAAGAGATCCGCTACTTCGGCACCGAGATCGGCGCCAACTCGCACCAGCCCGCCCCCACCGAGCAGGTGCTGCGCCAGCGCTTCGGCGACTGCAAGGACAAGGCCGCCCTGCTGGTGACCCTGCTCAAGAAGCTGGGCATCGAGGCCACGCCCGCCCTGGTGGCCGCCAGCCTGCGCAGCGATGCTGCCCAGCGCCTGCCCAGCCCCCTGGCCTTTGACCATGCCATTGCTGCCGTGCAGCTGGGCGAGCAAACGCTCTGGCTCGACGCCACCCGCAGCCAGCAGCGCGGCGCGCCGGCCGAGCGCCAATCGGTGGGCCTGGGTGTGGGCCTGCTGGCCAAGGCCAGCAACGCCGAGCTGAGCCGCCTGCCGCCTGCGCGCGAAGCCCTGCGCCTGGAGACCGTGGACACCTTCAGCTTCCCGCGCCTGGACCAGCCCGGCACGCTGCGCAGCGTCAGCACATTCCACGGCGACATGGCCGAGTGGATGCGCGAGGCCCGCGCCGCCCTGCCGGCGGCTGATTTCCGCAACCTGCTGGCGGCCGAAACCCTGCGCTTCTACCCCGGCCTGACGGTCGAGGGCGAGCCCGAGATCAGCGACCCCGAGGGCCGTAACGCCCTGCGCGTGGAGATCAAGTACCGCAGCGGCGATTTCTGGACCTTCCCCGAAAAACGCTGGCTGGCCGGCCCCATCGCCCTGCCCACCCTGATCGCCCAGCTGCGCCTGCCCGACCAGACCCCGCGCACTCAGCCCATGCGCCTGGCCATGAACGGCCGCTACCTACACACCGTGCGCTACGAGTTTTCCGAGCCGCTGTACAGCCAGCCCAGCGACAGCCGTTTCGAGGAACGTAACGAGCATTTCGAGCTGCGCCTGCGCTACCGCGGCGAGCCCAAGATGCAGCAGATCGAGGGCGAGCTGCGCCTGCAGGCCGAGCAGGTGGCCGCCGGCAAATGGAGCAACTACCGCGACCAGCTCAACAAGGTGGCGCCGCGCCTGGCCAACACCCTCACCGTGCCCGTGCTCAGCACCGAGGACCTGGTCAGCCTGCGCCGCGACATGACGGCCCTGACCGATCGCATGCGCAATGGCTCGCTCAAGGTGCTGACCGAAAACCAGGGCAGCGCCCATGCCCGCCTGCTGATGATGGACCGCATCCTCGCCGCCGATCGCCTGCCGCCCAAGCTGCGCGCGGCCGCGCTCGTCGAGCGCGCCATCCAGCTCGACCACCTGGGCCAGTCCGACCGCGCCCAGACCTCGCTCTACGACGCCGCCCAGCTGCACGACGAGTCCTCCGAGGTGCACGCGGCCATGGCCGTCAACGCGCTGATGCAGCGCAAGGACGAGCAGGCCGTCAGTCACGCCGATCGCGCCCTGGCCCTGGCGCCCAATGACACCGGCGCGCGCTACACTCGGGTCTATGCCCGCTACTTCGGCGGCCAGCTGCAAGAGGCGCAGAAAGAGCTGCAGGAGATCCTGCAATCGGGCAGCGAGGTCGAGCGCAGCTACGGCAGCATCTGGCTCTACCTGACCAGCCGCAAGCTGGGCCAGGACGGACTGGCCGCCATCCGCGATCTGCGCCCCAGCGCCGACAAGCCGGCCTGGCCCTACCCGGTGCTGCAGATGCTGCAGGGCAGCCTGGACCTGGACGGCGCCCTGGCCATGGCCCGCGACGGCAAGCCCGAGGGCCAGGCCGACCGCGGCCGCGACTGCGAGCTCTACTTCTACGCCGCGCAGAAAGCCCTGCTCGACCAGGACCTGCCCAAGGCCCGCAACTACTTGAAGAAGAGCCTGGCCACCGGCGTGGTCGAGTTCAACGAGTACAGCATGGCTCAGCGCGAGCTCGATCGCATCGGCGCCCGTTGA
- the modB gene encoding molybdate ABC transporter permease subunit gives MDAAWIALALSLKVAGWATAVNLVLGTAAGYGLARWRRFPGRELLDALLTLPMVLPPTVLGYYLLVLLGRRGPIGQWLDTHLGIQLIFTWQGAVIAAALVSFPLVMKSARAGFEGVDRQLEQAGRVLGLGPWALFFRVSLPLAWRGVLAGLLLAFARALGEFGATLMVAGSIPGQTQTLSIAIFEAVQAGQDGSASLLVGLTSLTCVAVLLAAGRLQPSRSAA, from the coding sequence ATGGATGCCGCCTGGATCGCCCTGGCCCTGTCACTCAAAGTGGCCGGCTGGGCCACGGCCGTGAATCTGGTGCTGGGCACGGCGGCCGGCTATGGCCTGGCGCGCTGGCGCCGCTTTCCGGGGCGCGAGCTGCTCGATGCCTTGCTGACCCTGCCCATGGTGCTGCCGCCCACGGTGCTGGGCTACTACCTGCTGGTGCTGCTGGGTCGGCGCGGGCCGATCGGCCAGTGGCTGGACACCCATCTCGGCATCCAGCTGATCTTCACCTGGCAGGGTGCGGTGATCGCCGCAGCCCTGGTGTCGTTTCCGCTGGTGATGAAATCGGCCCGGGCCGGTTTCGAGGGCGTGGACCGCCAGCTGGAGCAGGCCGGGCGCGTGCTGGGCCTGGGGCCCTGGGCGCTGTTTTTCCGCGTCAGCCTGCCGCTGGCCTGGCGCGGGGTGCTGGCCGGGCTGCTGCTGGCGTTTGCGCGCGCGCTCGGCGAGTTTGGCGCCACGCTGATGGTGGCAGGCAGCATCCCGGGGCAGACGCAAACCCTGTCCATCGCCATCTTCGAGGCGGTGCAGGCGGGCCAGGACGGCAGCGCCAGCCTGCTGGTCGGCCTGACCTCGCTGACCTGTGTGGCCGTGCTGCTGGCCGCCGGCCGGCTGCAACCCTCGCGGAGCGCGGCATGA